The window GTTTGTAGGCTCGTCCAAAAATAATACGTCGGGCTTTGCCAAAAGGAGCTTTCCGAGATACACCCTTGTTTTCTGCCCGCCGGAAAGCCGGCATACAGGCTTGTCAAATTCCTCCTGTGTAAATCCGAGTCCCTTTAAAACGCCCCTTGTACGGCTTTTATAACTGTATCCGTCGCGTTCCTCAAAGCTGTGCTGAAGGGCCGAATACTCCTGCATATGCTTTTCGAGTTCCGCACCGGAAAGTCCCGCCATTTCCGTTTCCATTTCCCTAAGCGTCCTTTCGTCCTCGATAATTTTTTCAAAAACGGACACCGTTTCTTCGTATATTGTTTTTTCCCCTTCTATAACCGCATTTTGTTTGAGGTAGCCTATTTCGGCATTTTTCTTTATATATATTTCTCCGCCGTCTTTTGAAGTTTCCCCAGTTATTATTTTAAAAAGCGTAGTTTTTCCGGCGCCGTTTACGCCGACTACGGCCGCTTTTTCCTTTTCTTCAAGGTTAAACGTAACCTTTTCCAGTATAGTATCTATTCCAAACGCTTTGCTGACGTCCTTGCATGCCAGAATCATTTTAGCTCTCCCCTTTCAAATTTCTTAGATTATATCAGAAAATGCTAATAAATAAAACACAAAACATTGACAATAAATTGATTAAAGTGTTATACTTTATTAAATTAAGGGGTGGTTTAAAATGTATAGTGAGAGAAAAATCTCAAGCGCGGTGATAAACAGGCTCCCGCGATATTATAGATACCTTGGCGATCTGCTTGAAAGCGACATTACAAGAATTTCTTCTAAAGAGCTAAGCGCTAAAATGAATATAACTGCTTCGCAAATACGTCAAGATCTTAACAATTTCGGTGGGTTCGGGCAGCAGGGTTATGGATACAATGTCGAATATCTGTATACCGAAATTAAAAAAATACTCGGCCTTGACAGAGTATATAACCTTATTGTTGTAGGAGGCGGCAATATCGGCCAGGCTCTTGTTAATTACACCAATTTTGAAAAGCGCGGCTTTGTTATTACAGCCGTTTTCGACGTAAATCCACGCCTTATAGGCATGACAATACGCGGAGTTGAAGTGTATGACGTTGATAAAATGGAGGAATTTGTAAAAAACAATAAAGTCGACGTCGCAATACTCACCCTTCCGCGCTCCCAAGCAAGCAATGTTGCCAACGACCTTGCCGAATGGGGAATTAAAGGTATTTGGAATTTTTCCCATGTGGATCTTCAGATGCCGAAAGACGTTAAAGTTGAAAACGTACACTTAACCGACAGCCTTATGACCCTTCTTTATAAGATAAATGAGGTTGAAACGGACGAAACGCAAAACGATGAAAAAGACGATTTTGAATAACCGTAAAAAGGCCTGTTAAACAGGCCTTTTTGTATTTTTAAAGGAGGGGAAAAAATGGATATAAATTTAATAGCCGCTCCCGCGGCCGGAGCAGTTATAGGTTATTTTACAAACTGGCTCGCAATTAAAATGCTGTTTCGCCCGCACAGCCAAAAGATGTTCCTAGGTATGCGCATGCCCTTTTCTCCCGGGCTTATCCCCAAAGAAAAAGGGCGCATTGCTTCGACCGTCGGACAAGCCGTAGGAAATTATATACTGACAGATGAAATACTTGCAGATTCCCTTTCAAGCGAAAGCGTTAAAAAAAATATTTCCGACATGATTGACGAAGCGTTTAAAAAGGCTGAATTATCAAACAAAGACAATTCCGAGATCTTAAGTGGTTTTTTGGGAAACAATGTTGATATAAGCCAAAAAATTTCCGAATATATATCCTCCGGTTTAGAAAAAATATTATTTTCCAGAGAAACCGAAGAAAAAATTTCCGCATTTGTTTATGAAAAGGCAAAAAATGCTCTTAAATCAGAATTTGAAAATATAGATCATAAAAGTATTTCCGAAGCTTTAAAAAATGCGCTATCAAAAATTGACAGAAGCTCTGCCGAAGCTTTTATCGAAAAAAATATTTGGAATTGGCTCCTTGGGCTGAAAAATGACGAACGTAAATTATACGACGTCTTTTCCCCTTCCGCCGTGCAGGAAATAAAAGACTATATATCGTTAAAAATCCCTCCCGCGGTTAATTACATCATTTCTTTAACGGAAAATCCCGAAACAGAAAAAATTTTAAAAGAAAAGATAGATTCGGCCATTAAAAAAACTGTGGGACCTTTTGCCGGAATATTCGTCAAAACCGACAACATATACGTTTCAATAATCGAAGGCGTAACAAAATATATTAACGATCCTAAAAATATGCCGGAAATCGACGCCGCCGTAAGCACAGCTGTTGACCATATGCTTCAAAAAACCGTCGGCAACGCGGCGGTCGCCGCGTCGGGCGAGATGCGCGAAACCACTATAAACAAAACCGTTTCATTCCTGACAGGAGAAATTGCAAAAGACGGCAATATTGACAAACTTGTAAACAACCTAACAAATTTTATAAAAGAACGCGGCATACTGTCCCCTATAGATATGCTTGATTATCTCGGCATAAACTGCGATGAAAAATTAGCTTTGCTGTCAAAAAAAATTACGAAAAGTGTCCTTTCGCCAAAGACATATGAAATGATGCTTCCCTATATAAACAAAGCCGTTGACAAAGCCCTTAAAACCAATGTATTCTCAGCCTTAAACAGAGCTCCGAACGAAATCAGGGAAACAGTTAAAAGCGTAATTATATCAGTATATATGCGGCTTATACCAAAAATCGCCCCAAAACTTCTGTCATCTTCGGCAATAGCCGAAATTGTCGAAAAACAAATAAATTCTTTCAGCCCGGCATACATGGAAGAACTTACTTTCACTATTGCAAATAAGGAATTTAAAACAATAACGGCCGTGGGCGGCGTACTTGGTTTTTTTATAGGAATTATCCCGGCCCTTATTAATTATATATGGTAATCTAATAATAAAAAAACAAAACAGTTAAAATTTTTCTTCCATATTAAAACATAAGTTGTTAACAACCTAATGACTTTATGTTATACTTTTGTTAAACTGTATATGAAGTTTAAGGATTGCGTTTTGTAATACCGTATAGATTTGAGGGGTATTTATGGGAAAAACAAAAAATATTCAGTCAATAGAGCGTGCCGCGGCAATTCTGGAGCTTTTTGAAAACAGCAATATAGAAAAAAGCGTTAAAGAAATATCAGCCTCGCTCAGTTTGAGTAAAAGCACTGTATTCGGCCTTATAAACACTTTGGCAAATCTTGGCTATCTTCAGCAAAATCCGGAAACTCTTAAATACAGTCTTGGGGCAAAGCTGCTGGCGCTTGGAAGTTCCGTTTCGTCAAACAATATTTATAAAAAAGCCGCAAACGCACATTTACAGAAGCTTTCTTTTATGTTTCAGGAAACCTGCCTTCTGGCAGTTGAGGAAAACGGGTTTGTAGTATATATTGATAAAACCGAGTCCTCAAGCTCAATTTCCATCAACACAAAAATAGGCACTAAAAAAGAGCTGTTCTGCACAGGCGTAGGCAAGTGTTTCCTTGCATTTATGCCTAAGCAAAACGCCGACAATATTATATCCCTCGGACTTAGGAAAATAACCCCAAATACTATATGTGACAAAGATATTCTCTATAAAGAACTTGAGATTATACGCCAAAGAGGTTACGCCTATGACAATGAGGAATATGAAACCGGCATAAGCTGCGTTGCCGCGCCGATTTTTAATAAAAGAGGCAGCATAATAGCGTCGCTTAGTTTAACCGGCCCTACAGCCCGTATCAGGGAAATTAAAATGGAAACGCTCTCAAAAGCGCTTGTCGAAACTTCAAAAACAATAACAAAAGAATTGGATATTTAATTATGGTTTAAAGGCTATGCGCCTTACAATATAGTCAGCTATTTTTTAAGGGGGAAAAACAAATGGAAAAATTCCGCAGTGAAGAAATTATGGATTTATCATGCAAAGCTTATTTTAAAGGCATGGGCTATTCGGAGGACGAACTCGGCCACAAGCCCCGCATCGGTATAGCAAACTCATGGAATCAGCTTGTTCCGGGCCACTACAACCTTAACCAGGTTGCCGAATATGTTAAAAGGGGTATCTATGCGGCAGGCGGAACAGCATGCGAGTTCGGCGTAATGGCGGCATGCGACGGTATTGCCCAGGGCCACATCGGTATGAAATATATCCTTCCTTCAAGGGAAATAATCTGCAACTCAGTTGAAATTATGGTTCAGGCACATCAGCTTGACGCCGTTGTGCTTCTTGCTTCATGTGATAAAATCGTTCCGGGTATGCTTATGGCCGCTGCAAGGCTTAATGTGCCCGCAATCCTTATAAACGGCGGCCCGATGCTCGGCGGTATCTTTTTCGACGGCAGAAAATCAGACGGAACATCCCCTGATGAAGCCAAAGGTATGCTCCAGGCCGGCAAAATCACACAGGATGACCTTGACAACCTCATTGACGCCTGCGACCCGGGATGCGGTTCATGTTCATTCTTCGGCACAGCTAATACAATGGGCTGCGTAACGGAAGCTCTCGGTATGAGTTTGACAGGCAGCGCAGTAATACCAGCAGTTTACGCCGAAAGGTTAAGGTGCGCATATGAAACAGGCCGCAAATGCGTTGAGCTTGCTAAAAAAGACATTAAACCACGCGATATCATCACAAAAGAATCAATCAGAAACGCTATCAAGGCATGCCTTGCCGTATGCGGATC of the Anaerotignum faecicola genome contains:
- a CDS encoding redox-sensing transcriptional repressor Rex; protein product: MYSERKISSAVINRLPRYYRYLGDLLESDITRISSKELSAKMNITASQIRQDLNNFGGFGQQGYGYNVEYLYTEIKKILGLDRVYNLIVVGGGNIGQALVNYTNFEKRGFVITAVFDVNPRLIGMTIRGVEVYDVDKMEEFVKNNKVDVAILTLPRSQASNVANDLAEWGIKGIWNFSHVDLQMPKDVKVENVHLTDSLMTLLYKINEVETDETQNDEKDDFE
- a CDS encoding DUF445 family protein, which produces MDINLIAAPAAGAVIGYFTNWLAIKMLFRPHSQKMFLGMRMPFSPGLIPKEKGRIASTVGQAVGNYILTDEILADSLSSESVKKNISDMIDEAFKKAELSNKDNSEILSGFLGNNVDISQKISEYISSGLEKILFSRETEEKISAFVYEKAKNALKSEFENIDHKSISEALKNALSKIDRSSAEAFIEKNIWNWLLGLKNDERKLYDVFSPSAVQEIKDYISLKIPPAVNYIISLTENPETEKILKEKIDSAIKKTVGPFAGIFVKTDNIYVSIIEGVTKYINDPKNMPEIDAAVSTAVDHMLQKTVGNAAVAASGEMRETTINKTVSFLTGEIAKDGNIDKLVNNLTNFIKERGILSPIDMLDYLGINCDEKLALLSKKITKSVLSPKTYEMMLPYINKAVDKALKTNVFSALNRAPNEIRETVKSVIISVYMRLIPKIAPKLLSSSAIAEIVEKQINSFSPAYMEELTFTIANKEFKTITAVGGVLGFFIGIIPALINYIW
- a CDS encoding IclR family transcriptional regulator; protein product: MGKTKNIQSIERAAAILELFENSNIEKSVKEISASLSLSKSTVFGLINTLANLGYLQQNPETLKYSLGAKLLALGSSVSSNNIYKKAANAHLQKLSFMFQETCLLAVEENGFVVYIDKTESSSSISINTKIGTKKELFCTGVGKCFLAFMPKQNADNIISLGLRKITPNTICDKDILYKELEIIRQRGYAYDNEEYETGISCVAAPIFNKRGSIIASLSLTGPTARIREIKMETLSKALVETSKTITKELDI